In Glycine max cultivar Williams 82 chromosome 7, Glycine_max_v4.0, whole genome shotgun sequence, a single window of DNA contains:
- the LOC100794132 gene encoding pentatricopeptide repeat-containing protein At2g13600, producing MSLFLRLCFVGTWKRNRWKRNERFRLFTTHLQTTEPHVGNVISTNISIAQRFKMGKLEEARHLFDQMPNRTVSSWNTMISGYSLLGRYPEALTLVSFMHRSCVALNEVSFSAVLSACARSGSFLLGKQVHSLLLKSGYERFGLVGSALLYFCVHCCGIREAEVVFEELRDGNQVLWSLMLAGYVKQDMMDDAMDMFEKMPVRDVVAWTTLISGYAKREDGCERALDLFGCMRRSSEVLPNEFTLDCVVRVCARLGVLRAGKVVHGLCIKGGLDFDNSIGGAVTEFYCGCEAIDDAKRVYESMGGQASLNVANSLIGGLVSKGRIEEAELVFYELRETNPVSYNLMIKGYAMSGQFEKSKRLFEKMSPENLTSLNTMISVYSKNGELDEAVKLFDKTKGERNYVSWNSMMSGYIINGKYKEALNLYVAMRRLSVDYSRSTFSVLFRACSCLCSFRQGQLLHAHLIKTPFQVNVYVGTALVDFYSKCGHLAEAQRSFISIFSPNVAAWTALINGYAYHGLGSEAILLFRSMLHQGIVPNAATFVGVLSACNHAGLVCEGLRIFHSMQRCYGVTPTIEHYTCVVDLLGRSGHLKEAEEFIIKMPIEADGIIWGALLNASWFWKDMEVGERAAEKLFSLDPNPIFAFVVLSNMYAILGRWGQKTKLRKRLQSLELRKDPGCSWIELNNKIHLFSVEDKTHLYSDVIYATVEHITATINSIIPSNYLYSSHGE from the coding sequence ATGTCTCTGTTTCTCCGGCTCTGCTTTGTGGGCACCTGGAAGCGCAACCGTTGGAAACGGAATGAAAGATTCCGACTTTTCACGACCCATTTGCAAACTACGGAGCCCCATGTCGGTAACGTGATCTCCACCAACATTTCCATCGCCCAACGCTTCAAAATGGGTAAACTCGAAGAAGCCCGCCACCTGTTCGATCAAATGCCGAACCGAACAGTTTCCTCCTGGAACACCATGATTTCCGGATACTCCCTATTGGGGAGGTACCCTGAGGCATTGACCCTTGTTTCCTTCATGCACCGCTCTTGTGTTGCGCTCAATGAGGTTTCTTTCTCTGCGGTGTTGAGCGCGTGTGCGCGCTCAGGGTCCTTCCTTCTTGGAAAGCAAGTTCATTCCCTGCTTTTGAAATCTGGCTATGAGAGGTTTGGCCTCGTGGGGAGTGCTTTGTTGTATTTTTGTGTGCATTGCTGTGGAATCAGAGAAGCTGAGGTGGTTTTTGAGGAGCTGCGTGATGGGAACCAAGTGTTGTGGAGTTTGATGCTTGCAGGTTATGTGAAGCAAGACATGATGGATGATGCTATGGACATGTTTGAGAAAATGCCGGTCCGGGATGTTGTGGCTTGGACTACGTTGATCTCGGGGTATGCTAAAAGGGAAGATGGGTGTGAGAGGGCTTTGGATTTGTTTGGGTGCATGAGGAGGAGTTCTGAGGTGTTGCCTAATGAGTTCACTTTGGATTGTGTTGTGAGGGTTTGTGCTAGACTTGGGGTTCTGCGTGCAGGGAAGGTTGTTCACGGGCTTTGCATTAAGGGTGGGCTTGATTTTGATAACTCAATTGGCGGTGCGGTTACTGAGTTTTATTGTGGTTGTGAAGCCATAGATGATGCCAAGAGAGTTTATGAGAGCATGGGAGGACAAGCCAGTTTGAATGTTGCCAACTCACTGATTGGGGGCCTTGTCTCAAAAGGAAGGATTGAAGAAGCCGAGCTTGTCTTTTATGAATTGAGAGAGACAAATCCTGTTTCatataatttgatgattaaaGGTTATGCCATGAGTGGTCAGTTTGAAAAATCAAAAAGGTTATTTGAGAAAATGAGTCCCGAGAATTTAACTTCATTAAATACCATGATTTCTGTGTATTCCAAAAATGGTGAACTTGATGAAGCTGTGAAGCTTTTTGACAAAACCAAGGGTGAAAGAAACTATGTCTCATGGAACTCAATGATGTCGGGTTATATTATTAATGGTAAGTACAAGGAGGCCCTGAATTTATATGTGGCTATGCGCAGATTGTCAGTTGACTATAGCAGATCAACATTCTCTGTCCTATTTCGTGCTTGCTCTTGTCTTTGTTCTTTTCGACAAGGACAGTTACTCCATGCTCACTTAATCAAAACGCCATTCCAAGTAAATGTTTATGTTGGGACTGCTCTTGTAGACTTCTATTCCAAATGTGGTCACTTGGCCGAAGCTCAAAGGTCATTTATTAGCATTTTTTCGCCCAATGTAGCAGCATGGACAGCTCTTATAAATGGGTATGCGTATCATGGACTGGGATCTGAGGCAATTTTACTCTTTCGCTCAATGTTACATCAAGGCATTGTTCCGAATGCAGCTACTTTTGTTGGTGTTCTCTCTGCCTGTAACCACGCCGGTCTAGTTTGTGAAGGTTTGAGAATTTTCCACTCAATGCAAAGATGCTATGGGGTAACCCCAACAATAGAACATTACACATGTGTGGTGGATCTTCTTGGTCGGTCAGGCCATCTAAAAGAAGCTGAAGAGTTTATCATAAAAATGCCTATTGAAGCAGATGGGATAATATGGGGAGCTTTGCTTAATGCTTCTTGGTTCTGGAAGGACATGGAAGTGGGGGAGAGAGCTGCTGAGAAGTTGTTCAGCTTGGATCCCAATCCAatttttgcttttgttgttcTGTCCAACATGTATGCCATACTAGGTAGATGGGGGCAGAAGACAAAACTTAGGAAGAGATTGCAGAGTTTGGAATTAAGAAAAGATCCAGGGTGCAGCTGGATAGAATTGAACAACAAGATTCATCTGTTCTCTGTAGAAGATAAAACCCATCTTTATTCTGATGTTATTTATGCAACTGTAGAGCATATAACAGCTACCATTAACTCTATTATACCCTCCAATTATCTCTATAGCAGCCATGGAGAATAA
- the LOC100527613 gene encoding CCG-binding protein 1-like (The RefSeq protein has 1 substitution compared to this genomic sequence), producing MKATLLCPCSSAPLILDTHSNRTSATRHASTVVCCSSRNQPYIPKLEPFSRTKFERAVKDPPLIEKSEREILDYCSTLEGDQSYSCWQAYFELKDLEKESPKADIERLILETGSVKSLIGCLHGISIMHKLKKGDMNLSKDVKSEEGERLCPIPDGLPKSADELREEEQARMPDSPYTKLLRTMGRHPAWYSPAPDHETD from the exons ATGAAGGCAACACTGCTTTGTCCTTGTTCTTCTGCTCCTCTGATTCTCGACACGCATAGCAACCGAACCTCGGCAACGAGACACGCTTCCACCGTTGTTTGTTGTTCGTCGAGGAATCAACCCTACATCCCGAAGCTCGAGCCTTTTAGCCGAACCAAATTTGAAAGGGCCGTTAAGGACCCTCCTTTGATCGAAAAATCCGAGAGAGAGATCTTAG ATTATTGTTCAACGCTTGAAGGAGACCAATCCTATAGCTGCTGGCAGGCTTATTTTGAGCTGAAAGATCTTGAA AAAGAGTCCCCAAAAGCAGACATAGAGAGGCTGATTCTGGAGACTGGTGGTGTAAAATCCCTAATAGGATGCTTGCATGGGATTTCAATCATGCACAAACTTAAGAAGGGTGACATGAATCTGAGCAAGGATGTAAAATCAGAAGAAGGTGAGAGACTGTGTCCCATACCTGATGGATTGCCAAAATCTGCTGATGAACTGAGGGAAGAGGAGCAAGCAAGAATGCCTGATTCACCATACACTAAGCTTCTTAGAACCATGGGCAGGCACCCTGCATGGTATTCTCCTGCCCCTGACCATGAAACAGATTGA